The proteins below come from a single Candidozyma auris chromosome 3, complete sequence genomic window:
- the CTA7 gene encoding Cta7p, producing the protein MSDEEKNQGNQQPAKGSQAEAENRPNTQPHSAETPQTFDGLPSMRAYDTAYPPLNQYSSTLLSSSKPIQPLNPRQTSAWSSVPSAATPAPPSSLNHIMVMGGSGSQIPSTGPGLPHNNYSYGMGGRYGTPGASESASGHGYGENNQAPMHASTSTVADTQQGGKNSSGAERARLRVNKACERCRNHKIKCSGVKPCTNCEKHSVECVFRDASQPANPSSSKANAAMSSSSIASNDGQLFNGESSPKKSYEYPPRKKHRPDLSFANFDPGHSLFQAPAPATPDYSSHALPVVQKNYADPSYTAYLENRVHYLENLLSDHSNGHAKNVGTINTDTLDVADLMRHTASKWRSSRRHQNALVIELCKALYEGLDPEAKSKVTVPRTQYFGWNLSGCNYIKPEPLPSMPDLKLLNEATKAHYIDFFFREINPLYAIIHETVFREQIVAYDKQSKASGTQTNVTALFSAMLCLVYALSNRFVQFMKPDGPSMEMLRLEERLFKYSHKVMSIFSFEWESFELIQCWMLATLYLRITHRQTSANQAFGNAVSMCRSMGLFRDRKLTADVSSYDLLKAKRVFFSLYCFDRVIFLQAGRYRALNEFDIVRPFPSFDYVKESAGDDWITLPAFAMIHIARVANFLHTNSSDNYDLLKSQQINKEIYLLQGWLAENGFDDVHDIFPYEGCGGPVSHMVKAVVKLHFYDLLLAIHGKLLFSYFGKRIASEGMQIERVVEANEGVIFLLNKLKNADCLYAPWYLNLLVLFNVGINCLVFINAGVYLVESRRLMKESMNLLKTFQNSAVRNEKGKLIFHERFKMVKECIWVFKMTNKIMSLSFQKSLADFEQFGTDPGPDEVNQQYFTQFGLMKQKKKDDLEKLMEDQSKRDFTERTKNINDETSPGVVASQPASDAFGNDNFLSNLQWFDQWLDFNQDM; encoded by the coding sequence ATGtcagacgaagaaaaaaatcaggGCAACCAGCAGCCTGCAAAGGGATCCCAAGCTGAAGCAGAAAACAGACCAAACACTCAACCACACTCTGCAGAAACGCCACAGACGTTTGACGGTCTCCCGTCAATGAGAGCATACGACACAGCGTATCCGCCACTCAACCAATACTCAAGCACtcttttgctgctgctgaaacCAATTCAACCCCTCAATCCTCGCCAGACCTCGGCGTGGCTGTCAGTGCCGTCAGCAGCAACTCCAGCACCTCCCAGCTCTTTGAATCACATTATGGTTATGGGAGGCAGTGGCTCTCAAATACCTTCGACTGGCCCAGGTCTTCCACATAACAATTACTCGTATGGTATGGGTGGTAGGTATGGCACTCCGGGCGCATCCGAGTCTGCTTCTGGTCATGGCTATGGAGAAAATAACCAAGCACCAATGCATGCTTCTACAAGCACAGTAGCTGATACCCAACAAGGTGGTAAAAACTCTTCGGGCGCTGAGAGGGCTCGTTTGCGTGTCAACAAAGCTTGTGAGCGCTGCCGTAACCATAAAATTAAATGCAGCGGGGTCAAGCCATGTACCAATTGCGAGAAGCATAGCGTTGAATGTGTGTTCAGAGATGCCTCCCAGCCAGCGAAcccttcttcctcaaaagcAAACGCAGCGATGTCGTCTTCGTCGATTGCTAGCAACGATGGACAATTGTTTAATGGCgaatcttctccaaaaaagctGTATGAGTACCCTCCTCGAAAGAAACACAGACCAGACTTACTGTTTGCCAACTTTGATCCGGGACACTCGCTTTTCCAGGCTCCGGCACCTGCAACTCCTGATTACCTGTCCCACGCTCTTCctgttgttcaaaaaaattatgCGGATCCTTCTTACACGGCGTACTTGGAAAACCGAGTTCACTACTTGGAGAACCTCCTTTCAGACCATCTGAATGGCCATGCAAAGAATGTCGGGACGATTAATACAGATACCCTAGATGTTGCAGACTTGATGCGCCACACAGCTTCAAAGTGGCGTTCAAGTCGACGCCATCAAAACGCGTTGGTCATTGAGTTGTGCAAGGCCTTGTATGAGGGTCTCGATCCTGAGGCAAAGCTGAAGGTTACTGTTCCTCGAACACAATACTTTGGATGGAATCTCTCTGGTTGTAACTATATCAAACCAGAACCTCTTCCCTCTATGCCAGATCTTAAGCTTCTCAACGAAGCCACAAAGGCTCATTAcattgacttcttcttccgtGAGATAAACCCGTTATACGCAATTATTCACGAAACTGTTTTCAGAGAACAAATAGTGGCATACGATAAACAATCTAAGGCGTCCGGAACGCAAACAAATGTAACGGCGTTGTTTCTGGCCATGTTGTGTCTCGTTTACGCTTTGAGTAATCGTTTCGTACAGTTCATGAAGCCTGATGGCCCCAGTATGGAAATGCTTCGATTAGAAGAGCGGCTATTCAAGTATTCTCACAAGGTAATGCTGATTTTCAGTTTCGAATGGGAGTCATTCGAGTTAATTCAGTGCTGGATGCTTGCAACACTATACTTGCGTATCACACACAGACAAACTTCTGCCAATCAAGCATTTGGAAACGCTGTGAGCATGTGCCGTTCTATGGGCTTGTTTAGGGATAGAAAGTTAACCGCTGATGTCTCATCCTACGATTTGTTGAAAGCAAAGCGTGTATTCTTTTCGCTTTACTGTTTTGACAGGGTCATTTTTCTACAAGCTGGTCGTTATAGAGCACTCAATGAGTTTGACATAGTCCGTCCTTTCCCAAGTTTTGATTATGTGAAAGAGTCAGCAGGTGACGACTGGATTACCTTGCCTGCGTTTGCGATGATACACATCGCTCGTGTGGCCAACTTTCTACACACTAATAGTTCGGATAATTATGACTTGCTTAAATCACAACAGATAAACAAGGAGATATATCTACTTCAAGGATGGCTTGCAGAGAATGGGTTTGATGATGTTCATGATATCTTCCCGTATGAAGGCTGTGGAGGTCCTGTCTCACATATGGTCAAGGCCGTTGTTAAACTCCATTTTTATGATTTGTTGTTGGCGATTCATGGAAAGCTCCTTTTTAGTTAttttggaaaaagaattgcatCAGAGGGAATGCAAATCGAAAGAGTGGTCGAAGCCAATGAGGGGGTCATattcttgctcaacaaaCTAAAAAATGCTGACTGTCTCTATGCTCCGTGGTACTTGAATCTCCTTGTCTTGTTCAATGTCGGTATTAACTGTCTTGTATTCATCAATGCTGGTGTCTATCTTGTGGAATCTCGTCGACTCATGAAGGAGTCCATGAATCTACTCAAAACATTCCAAAACTCAGCAGTGAGGAACGAAAAAGGAAAGCTTATATTTCATGAGCGCTTTaagatggtgaaggagTGCATTTGGGTGTTCAAGATGACCAACAAGATCATGTCGCTAAGTTTCCAGAAGTCTCTTGCCGACTTTGAACAGTTTGGCACCGATCCAGGCCCTGATGAGGTCAATCAACAGTATTTCACGCAGTTTGGCCTcatgaagcagaagaaaaaggatgacttggagaagctaATGGAAGACCAGAGTAAAAGAGATTTCACCGAGAGAACAAAAAACATCAACGACGAGACTTCTCCAGGTGTCGTGGCATCCCAGCCGGCTTCTGATGCTTTTGGAAACGACAATTTCTTAAGCAACCTTCAGTGGTTTGACCAATGGCTTGACTTTAACCAAGATATGTAA